A segment of the Leptolyngbya sp. NIES-3755 genome:
AAGCCATCTGAATAAGCAGACCTAGATTTAGAAAATCCTATCTAAAGATCAAGAGATCTTTTGCTCTGTAAATCTCAGGAAGATACCTCTCACTTCTCTAATCCTAATTTCCTACAACTTGGTAAACTGATTTCGCGATCGCAATCCGGAGCGTTTCAATTTCGCAGCGTAGTAAATTCTACATTTCTTTTGCCTTTAGACGATGCCACGGAAATTTCTCAAAGCTTCTGCATTCTGCGTTCTTACTCTCTCTTTGATTCTCGGTAACGCACATTTAGCCGAATCTGAATCGCCTACAGTTCTCCCGATTCGAGAACAAATGCCGTATTCACAAGCTCGACAAGAATTAATCGATCGAGGTTGGCAACCGAATTTAGAAGGCGATGAACCGAATTTGAATAGTTCTGTCGTGAAAACCTTATTCGATTTGGGCTACGAGGAAATCAAGGATTGTGCAGGAACCGGAGAAGAACTTTGCCGATTCGAGTTTGTGAATCAGCACAATCAATTACTCGTTGTGATTGGCGGCAGTACGGGAAGAGGGGCAGGAGAGCAATTTGTTCGACGCTGGTGGATTGAACGTAATAGCGGCAGTCCCTACCCTCAGCGAAGCAGGGCTGATTCATTGGTGGTAGAAAAGCGAGAATTAAGGAGTTGCGTTTGCTCTAACCCACCATGAGCTTGATTGATCACCTCAAACAAATCCGAGATTATCGCACTCAACCTCAGTATCCGTTATGGGTGATTTTGGTCTTGATTTTAATGGGCACGATGAGTGGCTGTTTGGGCTACCGCGCATTAGAAGATTTTGTGGAGCGACATCAAGCCGCGCTTCTTGCCGTCATGAAGCTTCCACACAAGCGCTTACCCTCATACTCGACGATTCGGCGAACAATGGTGCGGGTCGATTTTGTTGCCTTAACGAATGCCTTTAACGCTTGGGCACAAGAGACAATTTCCGTTCCAGAGCAAACTGCGATTGCGGTAGATGGCAAGAGTATCAAAGCCAGTGTCGAGGAGTATGATAGTGCCTACCAAGATTTTGTCGCAGTTGTCTCTGCATTTTGTACTCAGCTCGGAGTCGTGATTGGACTTCAAGCGAGACACAATGGCAGTGAAAGCGAGATTACAACCGTGCAAACCCTGTTGGAGGTCTTGCAAGTTCAAGGGGTGTGTTTCAGTATGGATGCCTTGCACAC
Coding sequences within it:
- a CDS encoding hypothetical protein (similar to AA sequence:cyanobase_aa:Aazo_1391); the protein is MPRKFLKASAFCVLTLSLILGNAHLAESESPTVLPIREQMPYSQARQELIDRGWQPNLEGDEPNLNSSVVKTLFDLGYEEIKDCAGTGEELCRFEFVNQHNQLLVVIGGSTGRGAGEQFVRRWWIERNSGSPYPQRSRADSLVVEKRELRSCVCSNPP
- a CDS encoding transposase (similar to AA sequence:cyanobase_aa:MAE03690), translated to MSLIDHLKQIRDYRTQPQYPLWVILVLILMGTMSGCLGYRALEDFVERHQAALLAVMKLPHKRLPSYSTIRRTMVRVDFVALTNAFNAWAQETISVPEQTAIAVDGKSIKASVEEYDSAYQDFVAVVSAFCTQLGVVIGLQARHNGSESEITTVQTLLEVLQVQGVCFSMDALHTQKNR